The nucleotide sequence TATTTCGATGCGAAGATGATAGGTGCTCTCTTAGTTCCTTTCAATTGAAAAGAATAGCATATTGATAGATCTTAAATTATAGCtgaaataataatatttaatttaacaTCCATTTCCTCTTAACAAATGAAGAAGTGTGTTTTTCTATATCAAATGTTTTCTCGAATCTATTTCTGTTAACCATtcgattttttttaatgttctgCGTTGATGTTTTAATAACAGTTGCATATGAAGGTGCAGAACTCTGTCTGTGCAGTCTTTGTTTATGTGCCTTTTTTCATGGTGAGATGTTTTCAGGTTTGAGCTCGATATGTTATTAGAGTCAGTGAATGTGACTACTAAGCGAGTTGAGGAATTGCTAGAAAAGATTCAGGACAATACAGTCAAACCAGAGAATCCAATTCGCATTGAAGACCATTTTACTTGTTAGTATTCATGTCTAATAACAGAAACAAtatgcttttttcttttcttcttgaacATAGTGTCATTAtttgttttctgaatttttgccTCCTTGGTAGCGCTAAACTTGAGGTGCATTGAAAGATTATATGGGGATCATGGCTTGGATGTGATGGATGTTCTACGCAAAAATGCTAGTCTTGCATTGCCTGTCATATTAACTCGCCTGAAGCAAAAGCAAGAGGAATGGTCAAGGTGTCGGGCAGATTTCAATAAAGTATGGGCTGAAATATATGCCAAGAACTATCACAAATCACTTGACCATCGTAGCTTCTATTTCAAGCAACAGGACACAAAGAGCTTGAGCACAAAAggtatataaattttttaatgtTGCACTGCATTCAAGTATACTGCATTCAATTGTCATGAATTCTTGATCTAATAATAGGTGTTTTATATGTAATTGTTCattgaattctccatgaaaactTCTGAAAATAAAATGTAGTGCATTTGTAATGGAGATATCTTGTTAACATGATAATTACACAAATATAGATTTATGTATGTTGGTAATATTACCTTTTCtctgatttatttttttggtgataTATCTGCAATGTTGTTTGTCGCACAGCTTTGTTGGCTGAGATTAAAGAAATTAGCGAGAAGAAGCGGAGGGAGGATGATGTGCTTCTTGCTATTGCTGCTGGAAATCGGCGGCCTATAGTCCCCAATATGGAATTTGAGTATGTGGATTCAGATATTCATGAAGACCTGTATCAGATCATCAAGTATTCGTGTGGAGAAGTTTGTGCATCCTCAGATCAATTGGACAAAGTAATGAGGATATGGACAACTTTTTTGGAGCCGATACTGGGTGTCAAACCTCGTCCTCAAGGTGCAGAGGATTCTGAGGATATGGTGAAACCTAAGATTCGTGCTGTCAAAAATAGTATGGCAAATGTTGGGGAAAGCAATAGCAGTCCTGGTGCTGATGGTGCTGCTGCTACCAAGCAAAGCAATGGTGATGAAAGCATTCCACCAGAACAGGCAGTTTCATGCAGGGCTAGGTTGGCAAATGGGGATGCAGCAGTTACTGATAATGGCTTTCTTGATGTTGATTGCGCTGCTCGTCGAGGTGATAATCTCTCTGGTGCTCCACTTCATGGAAGGGTGCAGGGTAATGCTCCGACAGCTGATGAGATGTCTGGAGTGACTGTGCAGACTGTCTCTACTGAAAGGTTAACAGATAATGTCTCTCCTGCTGGTAGAGCTGAACCAAGTCATACTAGAACCAACCTAGAAATTACTTCAGGTTTGAGGGGCTgtactttctttcttcctttaatTTTTCCTTCTGCTTTTGTAGTTTAGATTATGACTTTGTTTTTGTTCTCTTTGAAAGGTGTTAGTGCTACAACTTCAAAGGCTGGTCAAGCTGGAAATGAGACAGCGTTTGTTGCTCGAGCTAGCAATGAAGTTTTACCTTCTTCAGAGGTATGAATTTGCAGTTTAGGTGATTGTTGAGCCTTTTTCCTTACACTTGGCTTACTATCTGTCATATCTTTACAGTTATTGGTCTGCTTGATTTTCACTTTTCAGCTCTTCTGAATTCTAATCTTATCCATTGTTTGTCTTAGTTCCAGGAGGTAATCATTTGGTTCTTTTtttggggggtgggggtgggggtggggggtgggggggtggtCTGAGTTGGTTCTCCTTGACAGCTCAGGCTGCTTCGAGTTGAATGTTGAAATCTCTTTCTTCGCTGGTATTCTTACAGGAAGCAGTTTGTTTTAAGGCAGGAATTTCTAAAAGGATTAGCATTGAAATATAGAACATATCCATACAAGACGCTGAGGatgatattttggtatttatgcatTGTAATGACATTTATAATAATCAACAACTCTGAGACCACGAGTTCCAGCCAACTGTTTATTAATGCTGGGTTTGATTGGTTGATTTGAGAAACTGACAGGCAAGAGCTGAGAAAATTGTGTTGAAATATGATTGTTTGGATTGTATAATAAAGTTTGTTGGTGTTAATGAtaaaatgataaattaatttAGTTTGGATGATTATTTACAGGAATTCTTTGATTCTTAGCACAGAAACAATATTTTAATTAacctattaataattatttcTTCAGAAAATTATTTATGTCATTATACAATCTCTACAACGAAAATATGGGCTCCATCATTGATGGTATGCCTTATGAAAACACTCGAGGATGAATAATCTAGTTCATAAATGTCAAGATCCATCATCTAGTTTTCTTCATTTGTATGTTTACTCTTTATTATTTGTGATTGTGCAGAAATAGAATGTACATTACAACCCCTTTACTAATAAATCATCATATTTAATGGGTGGACCTGATCTTTATTTGGTCATGAAACTTTAGGCATTTTATTACATTTCTTGAAATTACTATAATCATATGATCATGAAAGATCTTCCTTAGTCACGACATGGCTATCACAAACTTGCTAGTGTGACATAGGATTTTCCTTCTGTTTATTCTGATGTCATAATACAATCATGAAAAAGCTGTGATCGTACAATTATGAAAAAGTTGCCTTATTTGCAGATAGTGGCTTTTATTATCAGTCCTGCTATTGTTCTCGCTATTATGAATTTGTGAATGTTAGTATTCTGTATGTGTATTTTTAGGGATACAAAATTGTGGTtctgttttaaaatttattattttttcattttaattCTGAGCATGTGATTctgtttcaaaagtttcattttAATACTCAGTATGCTTGTTTTTATGTTAGGGAGGGGTCGGTGGGAGGCCAAACGTACCTGCAAATGGCAGTTGCACTGCTGAAAGTAACAAAGAGGACAGACTCAATGAAGGTTCTGCTGCCCACAATAACTTTAAAGTTGAAAGGGAAGAGGGTGAATTATCGCCTAATGGAGATTTCGAAGAGGATAATTTTGTAGCTTTTGAAGACTCAACTATGGATGCGGCGCCTAAACCGAAGGATAGTTCTGCTAGCAGACAGTATCAAGTCAGACCTGGAGAAGTGGAGCCCTGTTGTGGTGAGGCAGCAGGAGAAAATGATGCAGATGCTGATGATGAGGGTGAGGAAAGTGCTCAAAGGTCCACGGAGGACAGTGAAAACGCATCAGAGGCTGGTGATGATGTTTCAGGCAGTGAATCTGGTGATGGTGAGGAGTGTTCTCGTGAAGATcatgaggaggaagaggaagatgcAGATCATGATGATCAGGATGCTAAGGCTGAAAGTGAGGGTGAGGCTGAAGGAATGGCTGATGCAAATGATGCTGAGGGTGAAATAACGTCATTGCCATTTTCGGAACGCTTTCTTCATACGGCCAAGCCTCTTGCGAAACATGTCCCTGCATCATTCCATGATAAGGAAGATAAATGCTTACCGATCTTTTATGGAAATGATTCATTTTATGTGCTGTTTAGGCTTCACCAGgtcagtttttttttaaaaaatacattTATTCATGGAAGCCCCTTGTAACTTGAGTTTTATTGTGACGTACTCCTTTCTTGCAGACTTTGTATGAGAGAATACTCTCGGCAAAGACAAATTCATCAGCTGctgaaaaaaaatggagaacTTCGAAGGATACAAGCCCTCCTGATTTATATGCCAAGTAATTTTTTGTTAACATCTATGCCTCTATTATGTGACAGCAGAAAaacaaatgaaataaaatttgtttattctgtgtGTGCAGGTTTGTGAGTGCATTATACAACCTACTTGATGGTTCTGCCGACAATACCAAGTTCGAAGATGATTGCCGTGCTATCATTGGAACTCAGTCCTATGTACTTTTTACATTGGACAAGTTGATATATAAAGTTGTTAAGCAGGTATTTTTTATATACATTTTTCTAAGGATTAAAATAAAATGCTCCTGAAATGCACTCATCTGCACTTCTCTTTCAGCTGCAAGCAATTGCCTCAGATGAAATGGAAAACAAACTTCTTCATCTCTATTTATATGAAAAGTCAAGGAAACCTGAAAGATTTTGTGATCTAGTTTATCATGAAAATGCCCGTGTCCTCCTCCATGACGAAAGCATATACCGGTTTGAGCGTGTAAGTTTTCATGTCTTTTGCCTTTtgtgatttaaattttttactTGTTTTGTTATACTCTGAGCTGCTGCAAGATCTCACTCTTGAATCCTGGTTTCAAAGTACTGCATCTAAAATCAGTGTAGAACATTTAAATAGATTTCTTGCTATAACAAGTCAAAACAGTTTAGCGTAAAGAAGTTCGTTGAAATACAAGAATCGTATTTTTAATTGTAGAATATATCTGACCAGGTGACACTTGTATTGGATTTTGCAGACTTCAAATCCGACTCGATTATCTATTCAACTAATGGAATACGGACATGAAAAGCCTGAAGTGACTGCTGTTTCTATAGATCCTAATTTTTCAGCTTATCTGTATAGTGATTTCTTGTCATGTGTTTCAGATAGAAAGGGATCACATGGTGTCTTCCTGAAAAGGTATGCACAATTTGCTAGCTATAAAATTTGAAACTGATGTAACTTTAGTTACTTGTGATAAAGGATAATTATTCTTCAGGAATAAACGCAAATGTGGAAGCGAGGACGAGTATTCTACTGCATGCAAGGTCATGGATGGGATTCTAGTTGTCAATGGCTTGGAATGCAAGATATCATGCAGTTCCTCTAAGGTATTCAGTGCGTATATTCGTGTGAACTAATCTGTTCCTTAGGCCTGCTAATTATGAGTATGCTTTGTTGTGTTTCATAACATGCATATTCTCTCCTAGTCATCTAAGCATTTGGTTAATCTGTGTATGCCACAGGTTTCTTATGTTCTAGATACGGAAGATTTCTTGTTTCGtgggaggaagaaaaggaga is from Phoenix dactylifera cultivar Barhee BC4 chromosome 6, palm_55x_up_171113_PBpolish2nd_filt_p, whole genome shotgun sequence and encodes:
- the LOC103701956 gene encoding paired amphipathic helix protein Sin3-like 4; translation: MKRAREEAFMGSQLKRPNVSRADPSGQTHMAPAPATGGAPKLTTNDALAYLKAVKDIFQDKREKYDEFLEVMKDFKSQRIDTNGVIMRVKELFKGHRDLILGFNTFLPKGYEIKLPEEKRPVEFEEAISFVNKIKNRFQNDEHVYKSFLDILNMYRRENKSIHDVYQEVAALFQSHHDLLEEFTHFLPDASAAMAPQHVPFGRAFMRRDERSSVMPTMRHVHGDKRERTYNSHADRDLSVDRPDQEHDRQRRRAEKEKDRKEDRDRRDRERDDKDLEHDSRDLDNGQRRRKLSSRRVDDSVGEHLHQGGESAENFGMYSISASSFDDKNALKSVYTQEFNFCERVKEKLHPETYQEFLKCLHIYSKEIITRTELKNLVSDILEKYPDLMDGFNEFLAHCENIDGFLAGVFNKTSSRNEGHVARPVKLEDRDRERERDERERDRERERDKERERLDKSAAFNSKDMASHKTHLYSNKEKYNIGKPISELDLSNCQRCTPSYRLLPKNYPIPPSSHRTELGASVLNDVWVSVTSGSEDYSFKHMRKNQYEESLFRCEDDRFELDMLLESVNVTTKRVEELLEKIQDNTVKPENPIRIEDHFTSLNLRCIERLYGDHGLDVMDVLRKNASLALPVILTRLKQKQEEWSRCRADFNKVWAEIYAKNYHKSLDHRSFYFKQQDTKSLSTKALLAEIKEISEKKRREDDVLLAIAAGNRRPIVPNMEFEYVDSDIHEDLYQIIKYSCGEVCASSDQLDKVMRIWTTFLEPILGVKPRPQGAEDSEDMVKPKIRAVKNSMANVGESNSSPGADGAAATKQSNGDESIPPEQAVSCRARLANGDAAVTDNGFLDVDCAARRGDNLSGAPLHGRVQGNAPTADEMSGVTVQTVSTERLTDNVSPAGRAEPSHTRTNLEITSGVSATTSKAGQAGNETAFVARASNEVLPSSEGGVGGRPNVPANGSCTAESNKEDRLNEGSAAHNNFKVEREEGELSPNGDFEEDNFVAFEDSTMDAAPKPKDSSASRQYQVRPGEVEPCCGEAAGENDADADDEGEESAQRSTEDSENASEAGDDVSGSESGDGEECSREDHEEEEEDADHDDQDAKAESEGEAEGMADANDAEGEITSLPFSERFLHTAKPLAKHVPASFHDKEDKCLPIFYGNDSFYVLFRLHQTLYERILSAKTNSSAAEKKWRTSKDTSPPDLYAKFVSALYNLLDGSADNTKFEDDCRAIIGTQSYVLFTLDKLIYKVVKQLQAIASDEMENKLLHLYLYEKSRKPERFCDLVYHENARVLLHDESIYRFERTSNPTRLSIQLMEYGHEKPEVTAVSIDPNFSAYLYSDFLSCVSDRKGSHGVFLKRNKRKCGSEDEYSTACKVMDGILVVNGLECKISCSSSKVSYVLDTEDFLFRGRKKRRCSTGETAYSQDLYSRVYDLKCQRFQHLLSRS